One Sanguibacter sp. HDW7 DNA window includes the following coding sequences:
- a CDS encoding DUF2079 domain-containing protein — MTVRTDGSDVPDATLPERDGAAVHGVEVEPLATGSVVDERVLDEPLLGEPVLDEAATDEAMAEEADLPDADDATATGLEADAPGSEPVVVGRSRPRPEPRVERPSIWPAVAVAVVALAAYLALSLARWNRWDTPSWDNAIFEQAVRGWAGLGWPVVDIKGEGYIQLGDHWSPLLVVLAPFYRIFPSPVTLLVAQAVLVAISVVPLTQAARRWLGRTAGLAVGVAYAASWGVQSAIDVQFHEYALAAPILAFGLAAALDGKWRRACLWILLLLGVKEDMGLTVAGFGVVLWFWGERRRAWQMVAAGLGGMALTLFVLIPIFNPWHRYDYWGKLGEEGATGAPQGLAGLVDGVWRIFTNLLSPEVKIETILLLLVVTAFVALRSPLLLMIVPTMLWRYAGSTEYYWGSTWHYSLILMPIVFAATVDGTRLLRRSSRAAARGYARAVPALTVVVAALLVPRFPFADLVDPATYERGSHVAAGERALASIPAGASVASDLGLIVHLTSDRTVYWIGTESPVQPDYVAIRTWSGWGGNPPDDVARYAASRFGGVYEVSFDEGGFAVARRIG, encoded by the coding sequence ATGACTGTGCGCACCGACGGCTCCGACGTGCCCGACGCGACCCTTCCGGAGCGTGACGGGGCCGCGGTCCACGGCGTCGAGGTGGAGCCCCTCGCGACGGGCTCCGTCGTGGACGAGCGTGTTCTTGACGAGCCTCTGCTCGGCGAACCTGTGCTCGACGAGGCAGCGACGGATGAGGCAATGGCCGAAGAGGCCGACCTGCCTGACGCCGACGACGCGACCGCTACCGGACTCGAAGCCGACGCGCCCGGATCCGAGCCCGTCGTCGTCGGGAGGTCCCGTCCTCGTCCCGAGCCGCGCGTCGAGCGCCCCTCGATCTGGCCCGCGGTCGCCGTCGCCGTCGTCGCCCTCGCGGCCTACCTCGCGCTGAGCCTCGCGCGCTGGAACCGCTGGGACACACCGAGCTGGGACAACGCGATCTTCGAGCAGGCGGTGCGCGGCTGGGCGGGGCTGGGCTGGCCGGTCGTCGACATCAAGGGCGAGGGCTACATCCAGCTCGGTGACCACTGGTCGCCGCTGCTCGTCGTCCTCGCTCCGTTCTACCGGATCTTCCCGAGCCCCGTGACGCTGCTCGTCGCGCAGGCAGTGCTCGTCGCGATCTCCGTCGTGCCGCTCACGCAGGCCGCGCGACGCTGGCTCGGCCGGACAGCGGGCCTCGCCGTCGGCGTCGCCTACGCGGCGAGCTGGGGCGTGCAGTCGGCGATCGACGTGCAGTTCCACGAGTACGCGCTGGCGGCGCCGATCCTCGCGTTCGGCCTCGCCGCAGCGCTTGACGGGAAGTGGCGTCGGGCCTGCCTCTGGATCCTCCTGCTGCTCGGCGTCAAGGAGGACATGGGTCTCACCGTCGCGGGCTTCGGAGTCGTCCTGTGGTTCTGGGGCGAGCGGCGACGCGCGTGGCAGATGGTTGCGGCCGGTCTCGGCGGCATGGCGCTCACGCTCTTCGTGCTCATCCCGATCTTCAACCCGTGGCACCGGTACGACTACTGGGGCAAGCTCGGCGAGGAGGGCGCGACCGGTGCCCCGCAGGGCCTCGCAGGGCTCGTCGACGGAGTGTGGCGGATCTTCACCAACCTTCTGTCGCCCGAGGTGAAGATCGAGACGATCCTCCTCCTGCTCGTCGTCACCGCGTTCGTCGCGCTGCGCTCGCCGCTGCTGCTCATGATCGTCCCGACGATGCTCTGGCGGTACGCCGGCTCGACCGAGTACTACTGGGGCTCGACCTGGCACTACTCGCTCATCCTCATGCCGATCGTCTTCGCGGCGACGGTCGACGGGACGCGGCTGCTGCGCAGGTCGTCGCGCGCCGCGGCGCGGGGGTACGCGCGGGCGGTGCCCGCGCTCACGGTCGTCGTCGCCGCGCTGCTCGTGCCGCGGTTCCCGTTCGCCGACCTCGTCGACCCGGCGACGTACGAGCGTGGCTCGCACGTCGCCGCGGGGGAGCGGGCGCTCGCCTCGATCCCCGCGGGCGCGAGCGTCGCGAGCGACCTCGGGCTCATCGTCCACCTCACGTCGGACCGCACCGTCTACTGGATCGGCACCGAGTCCCCCGTCCAGCCCGACTACGTCGCGATCCGCACGTGGTCCGGCTGGGGCGGCAACCCGCCCGACGACGTCGCCCGCTACGCGGCCTCGCGCTTCGGCGGGGTGTACGAGGTGTCGTTCGACGAGGGTGGGTTCGCGGTCGCGCGACGGATCGGGTGA
- a CDS encoding YccF domain-containing protein — protein MRTLLNIIWLVFAGFWLAVGYAVAGIICCVLIVTIPWGIASFRIASYALWPFGRTVVRKPGTQVMSTLGNIVWLIVAGIWLAIGHITTGVALCVTIIGIPMGIANFKLVPVSLLPLGAEIVPTDQAFA, from the coding sequence ATGCGCACGCTTCTCAACATCATCTGGCTCGTCTTCGCCGGCTTCTGGCTCGCCGTCGGCTACGCCGTCGCCGGCATCATCTGCTGCGTGCTCATCGTGACGATCCCGTGGGGCATTGCGTCGTTCCGCATCGCGTCCTACGCGCTGTGGCCCTTCGGCCGGACCGTCGTGCGCAAGCCCGGGACGCAGGTCATGTCGACGCTCGGCAACATCGTGTGGCTGATCGTCGCGGGCATCTGGCTCGCGATCGGGCACATCACGACGGGCGTCGCACTCTGCGTGACGATCATCGGCATCCCGATGGGCATCGCGAACTTCAAGCTCGTGCCCGTGTCGCTGCTGCCCCTCGGCGCCGAGATCGTCCCGACGGACCAGGCGTTCGCGTAG
- a CDS encoding ABC transporter ATP-binding protein: MTTPILSLRAVTRTHGTGENAVHALDGVDLDVRAGELVAVMGPSGSGKSTLLNIAGGLDTADAGVVEIAGTPMSGLGPKQRAALRRREIGYVFQDFNLVPALTAAENVALPLELDGVSARRARKAALVALGEVEIPELADRFPDDMSGGQRQRVAIARALVGRRSLVLADEPTGALDSVTGEAVMGVLRARVDAGAAGLLVTHEPRFAAWADRTIFLRDGVVVDGTGRRAGAESLLAASPRGGTA; this comes from the coding sequence ATGACCACTCCCATCCTCTCCCTGCGCGCCGTCACCCGCACCCACGGGACGGGCGAGAACGCCGTCCACGCGCTCGACGGCGTCGACCTCGACGTCCGTGCGGGCGAGCTCGTCGCCGTCATGGGGCCCTCGGGCTCCGGCAAGTCGACGCTCCTCAACATCGCGGGCGGCCTCGACACCGCCGACGCGGGCGTCGTCGAGATCGCCGGCACCCCCATGAGCGGCCTCGGCCCCAAGCAGCGCGCCGCGCTGCGCCGCCGCGAGATCGGCTACGTCTTCCAGGACTTCAACCTCGTGCCCGCGCTTACGGCCGCCGAGAACGTCGCGCTGCCGCTCGAGCTCGACGGCGTCTCCGCGCGCCGCGCGCGCAAGGCAGCGCTCGTCGCGCTCGGCGAGGTCGAGATCCCCGAGCTCGCCGACCGTTTCCCCGACGACATGTCGGGCGGCCAGCGCCAGCGCGTCGCGATCGCGCGCGCCCTCGTCGGCCGCCGCAGCCTCGTCCTCGCCGACGAGCCCACGGGCGCCCTCGACTCCGTCACGGGCGAGGCCGTCATGGGCGTCCTCCGTGCCCGCGTCGACGCCGGCGCCGCAGGCCTCCTCGTCACCCACGAGCCGCGCTTCGCCGCCTGGGCCGACCGCACGATCTTCCTGCGCGACGGCGTCGTCGTCGACGGCACCGGTCGGCGCGCCGGCGCCGAGAGCCTGCTCGCCGCCTCGCCTCGCGGGGGCACCGCGTGA
- a CDS encoding YggS family pyridoxal phosphate-dependent enzyme, whose protein sequence is MSTWDIAAALARTTDRLAAAAQAAGRAPEDVALVVATKSVDVARTLEAVAAGACLLGESRVQDVVAKAPALEALDAQPAVHLIGPLQSNKINAALRHVACVETVHSASLAAALGARCVRDGRVLDVLVQVNVSGEEQKSGVTPDAALDLALEVAATDGLRLRGLMTIGRNSPVEAEVRAGYARLRTLRDEVVTQGARGATELSMGMSGDLEWAVAEGATIVRVGTAIVGPRV, encoded by the coding sequence GTGAGCACCTGGGACATCGCCGCCGCACTCGCCCGCACGACCGACCGCCTCGCGGCCGCCGCGCAGGCGGCGGGCCGGGCTCCGGAGGACGTCGCGCTCGTTGTCGCGACGAAGTCGGTCGACGTCGCCCGCACGCTCGAGGCCGTCGCCGCGGGGGCCTGCCTCCTCGGCGAGTCGCGCGTCCAGGACGTCGTCGCGAAGGCGCCTGCGCTCGAGGCGCTCGACGCACAGCCCGCCGTCCACCTCATCGGCCCGCTGCAGTCGAACAAGATCAACGCGGCGCTGCGTCACGTCGCGTGCGTCGAGACGGTGCACTCGGCGTCGCTCGCGGCCGCGCTCGGTGCGCGCTGCGTCCGCGACGGGCGCGTGCTCGACGTCCTTGTGCAGGTCAACGTGTCGGGCGAGGAGCAGAAGTCGGGTGTCACGCCCGACGCCGCGCTCGACCTCGCGCTCGAGGTCGCCGCGACCGACGGCCTGCGGCTGCGCGGCCTCATGACGATCGGCCGCAACTCCCCCGTCGAGGCCGAGGTCCGCGCCGGCTACGCGCGCCTGCGCACCCTGCGCGACGAAGTGGTCACGCAGGGCGCCCGAGGCGCGACGGAGCTGTCGATGGGCATGAGCGGCGACCTCGAGTGGGCCGTCGCGGAGGGCGCGACGATCGTGCGCGTCGGCACGGCGATCGTCGGCCCGCGCGTCTGA
- a CDS encoding PadR family transcriptional regulator, whose product MSVRHGLMALLAERPMHGYQLRQEFESRTGGTWPLNVGQVYTTLQRLVRDGLVTPAPQGDAGADEAAADDAGTVEYQLTDAGRTEADAWWTTPVRRGAPARDELAIKLALAVTVPGVDVRAVVQLQRTETMRGLHDYTRLRSTTQVDGPAELAFSLVLDNLVFQAEAEMRWLDHVEARLARAAHARRTPPANGATTATPSDTTAAPTRTTDDTPAGGLR is encoded by the coding sequence ATGTCCGTCCGCCACGGGCTCATGGCCCTTCTCGCCGAACGACCGATGCACGGCTACCAGCTCCGCCAGGAGTTCGAGAGCCGTACCGGAGGCACCTGGCCCCTCAACGTCGGACAGGTCTACACGACGCTCCAGAGGCTCGTCCGCGACGGCCTCGTCACGCCGGCGCCGCAGGGGGATGCCGGCGCGGACGAGGCTGCCGCGGACGACGCCGGGACGGTCGAGTACCAGCTCACCGACGCCGGCCGCACCGAGGCCGACGCCTGGTGGACGACCCCGGTCCGCCGTGGCGCACCGGCCCGCGACGAGCTCGCGATCAAGCTCGCGCTCGCCGTGACGGTCCCCGGCGTCGACGTCCGCGCCGTCGTCCAGCTCCAGCGCACCGAGACGATGCGCGGCCTCCACGACTACACGCGCCTGCGCTCGACGACCCAGGTCGACGGCCCCGCCGAGCTCGCGTTCTCGCTCGTCCTCGACAACCTCGTCTTCCAGGCCGAGGCCGAGATGCGCTGGCTCGACCACGTCGAGGCCCGCCTCGCCCGCGCCGCGCACGCCCGCCGCACGCCGCCCGCGAACGGCGCGACCACCGCGACGCCGTCGGACACCACCGCCGCACCCACCCGCACGACCGACGACACCCCGGCCGGAGGCCTCCGATGA
- the ybaK gene encoding Cys-tRNA(Pro) deacylase, giving the protein MAKKKTPAGTPALVALERAGIPHTVHAYVHDPTTDLGYGLEAAAAIGVPPEQVFKTLLAVADGTLVVGVVPVDGRLDLKALARAVGAKKADMADPAAAERATGYVVGGISPLGQKQRLRAVVDASALDHATIYVSAGRRGLDVGLAPTDLVTLMGATTAALSRD; this is encoded by the coding sequence GTGGCGAAGAAGAAGACCCCGGCCGGAACCCCTGCGCTCGTCGCGCTCGAGCGCGCCGGCATCCCGCACACGGTGCACGCGTACGTGCACGACCCGACGACGGACCTCGGCTACGGGCTCGAGGCCGCGGCGGCGATCGGAGTGCCGCCCGAGCAGGTCTTCAAGACGCTCCTCGCGGTCGCCGACGGCACGCTCGTCGTCGGCGTCGTCCCCGTCGACGGGCGGCTCGACCTCAAGGCCCTCGCCCGCGCGGTGGGCGCGAAGAAGGCAGACATGGCAGACCCGGCCGCGGCGGAGCGCGCGACCGGCTACGTCGTCGGCGGCATCTCCCCTCTCGGGCAGAAGCAGCGGCTGCGCGCGGTCGTCGACGCGTCGGCGCTCGACCACGCGACGATCTACGTCTCCGCGGGTCGGCGCGGGCTCGACGTCGGGCTCGCCCCCACCGACCTCGTGACGCTCATGGGTGCCACGACCGCAGCGCTCAGCCGCGACTGA
- a CDS encoding FtsX-like permease family protein translates to MSTDQRVRPAPRAAASRHAVGRRGGRLARLRALARVARRDVRRSPGRTALVAGLTLLPAAVATLLTLSAVAVVRPPVVDDLVPSGVEAVLTWHVRPVTQDGPLALDVAGTFGEELLPDALSAEAGLAALTRTVDPARVVALRGCSWTEHSDGSTRGFDTCELASDTAGRAAPTLGRMPVARGEIAAGDIGLGLGDVVTVRAITATGPGYVDVDLTVVGLLDPALVGARVLVSEPVVEPLTGSDGMSAPDGTYLVVGQPLAWSDLVALNQVGLSGPSRAAAADPPAAAEVPYLVAGYGEPAGTRAGEAVGTVALVAVGVGLVLVLTIAPAHVVGVRRRARELALLAVTGATPRDLRHLIMLGAALQGIVAALVGTGVGIVTALVGEAISPGWVGGVDATDVRYAAPYLAGVGGVVVLTVALAAWAPGRAAGRLDPVAVLAGRRAEPRPPVRLHALGGPLAVVGLGAVAWASRTGADLTLAAGTLGLVIGAVLLAGPVVALLGRLARGAALPVRLALRDAARYRTRTAAGVTAVMVTSAALVTGIVIGTSLDARELASRHHAAGEGRVVVDLLANGTHRPPLAPGNDAEADVRQLLATVRDVDPGARTLVVSGLGTDLTRLTPEEREEMASLGGVPIIMARTAPGEACPIVADPFDPTTTVDADALRRAQREDPRCDPRVAERESGVSWPGMTLVDDGTVLAALGLPGTDDGVAALRAGRVLDSRDAVVTADGTTTLEVHDAVGNVGDATTLPATHVPGLAATGRLTILPPAVAEGLGLLVEPVGLVVEPSSDEARTAVAAALQGALSPFYVTVEDWTATTYGPYVRGLAAAGLVLGIGTALLVLLLLAGESRPDLAVLSAIGAAPGLRRRLAGAQAAGVVGTGVVLGSLVGIVVSAAVVLARVDRDVLYDPSWQVAVPWGWLAVLVVGLVGGAWLTGWLTTRSRMPLPSEVR, encoded by the coding sequence GTGAGCACCGACCAGCGGGTCCGTCCGGCACCCCGGGCCGCGGCCTCGCGTCACGCCGTCGGCCGTCGCGGCGGGAGGCTCGCGCGCCTGCGGGCGCTCGCCCGTGTCGCCCGCCGCGACGTCCGACGCAGCCCCGGTCGCACCGCGCTCGTCGCGGGGCTCACGCTCCTTCCGGCCGCAGTCGCAACGCTCCTCACGCTGAGCGCCGTCGCGGTCGTGCGCCCGCCGGTCGTCGACGACCTCGTGCCCTCAGGCGTCGAGGCTGTGCTCACGTGGCACGTCCGGCCCGTCACCCAGGACGGTCCGCTCGCGCTCGACGTCGCCGGGACGTTCGGCGAGGAGCTCCTGCCTGACGCGCTGAGCGCGGAGGCGGGGCTCGCGGCGCTCACCCGGACGGTCGACCCGGCGCGCGTCGTCGCGCTGCGCGGATGCTCGTGGACCGAGCACTCCGACGGCAGCACGAGGGGCTTCGACACGTGCGAGCTCGCCTCCGACACCGCGGGCCGTGCGGCACCGACCCTCGGCCGCATGCCCGTCGCGCGCGGCGAGATCGCGGCCGGCGACATCGGGCTCGGGCTCGGCGACGTCGTCACGGTCCGCGCCATCACGGCGACCGGCCCGGGCTACGTCGACGTCGACCTCACCGTCGTCGGCCTCCTCGACCCCGCGCTCGTCGGGGCCCGCGTGCTCGTCTCCGAGCCCGTCGTCGAGCCCCTCACCGGGAGCGACGGCATGTCGGCACCCGATGGCACCTACCTCGTCGTCGGGCAGCCCCTCGCATGGAGCGACCTCGTGGCGCTCAACCAGGTCGGCCTCTCCGGCCCGTCGCGCGCCGCAGCCGCCGACCCGCCCGCGGCCGCCGAGGTGCCCTACCTCGTGGCCGGCTACGGCGAGCCCGCAGGCACCCGCGCGGGCGAGGCGGTCGGGACCGTCGCGCTCGTCGCCGTCGGCGTGGGCCTCGTGCTCGTCCTCACCATCGCGCCCGCGCACGTCGTCGGGGTCCGGCGCCGTGCACGCGAGCTCGCGCTCCTCGCCGTCACGGGCGCCACCCCGCGCGACCTCCGCCACCTCATCATGCTCGGAGCAGCGCTCCAGGGCATCGTCGCGGCCCTCGTCGGGACGGGCGTCGGCATCGTCACGGCGCTCGTCGGCGAGGCCATCTCTCCCGGGTGGGTGGGCGGGGTCGACGCCACCGACGTCAGGTACGCGGCCCCGTACCTCGCGGGCGTGGGTGGCGTCGTCGTCCTCACGGTCGCGCTCGCGGCCTGGGCGCCCGGCCGCGCTGCGGGGCGCCTCGACCCGGTCGCGGTCCTCGCCGGACGACGTGCTGAACCGCGTCCGCCCGTGCGGCTCCACGCGCTCGGGGGCCCGCTCGCCGTCGTGGGCCTCGGCGCCGTCGCCTGGGCGTCACGCACCGGCGCCGACCTCACGCTCGCCGCCGGGACGCTCGGGCTCGTCATCGGCGCCGTGCTCCTCGCCGGGCCTGTCGTCGCGCTCCTCGGACGGCTCGCGCGTGGCGCGGCCCTGCCCGTGCGGCTCGCGTTGCGCGACGCCGCCCGCTACCGGACGCGCACCGCCGCCGGGGTCACCGCGGTCATGGTGACGAGCGCCGCCCTCGTCACCGGCATCGTCATCGGCACGAGCCTCGACGCGCGTGAGCTGGCCTCGCGCCATCACGCAGCGGGGGAGGGACGCGTCGTCGTCGACCTCCTCGCCAACGGGACGCATCGCCCGCCGCTCGCTCCTGGGAACGATGCCGAGGCCGACGTCCGGCAGCTGCTCGCGACCGTCCGCGACGTCGACCCGGGCGCGCGCACCCTCGTGGTCAGCGGTCTCGGCACCGACCTCACGCGCCTCACGCCCGAGGAGCGCGAGGAGATGGCGTCGCTCGGCGGCGTGCCGATCATCATGGCCCGCACAGCGCCCGGCGAGGCCTGCCCGATCGTGGCCGATCCCTTCGACCCCACGACCACGGTCGACGCGGACGCGCTGCGTCGCGCCCAGCGGGAGGACCCACGCTGCGACCCGCGGGTCGCCGAGCGGGAGTCCGGGGTGAGCTGGCCCGGGATGACGCTCGTCGACGACGGCACCGTGCTCGCCGCGCTCGGGCTGCCCGGGACCGACGACGGGGTCGCCGCCCTCCGCGCCGGCCGTGTCCTCGACTCCCGCGACGCCGTCGTCACGGCCGACGGCACGACAACACTCGAGGTGCACGACGCCGTCGGGAACGTCGGCGACGCCACGACCCTGCCCGCGACCCACGTGCCCGGGCTCGCCGCGACCGGCCGCCTCACGATCCTGCCGCCCGCGGTCGCCGAGGGGCTAGGGCTCCTCGTCGAACCTGTCGGGCTCGTCGTCGAACCGAGCAGCGACGAGGCCCGCACGGCCGTCGCCGCCGCGCTGCAGGGCGCACTGTCGCCGTTCTACGTCACCGTCGAGGACTGGACGGCGACCACCTACGGGCCCTACGTGCGCGGCCTCGCCGCCGCCGGTCTCGTCCTCGGCATCGGGACTGCGCTGCTCGTCCTGCTGCTGCTCGCCGGCGAGTCCCGGCCCGACCTCGCGGTGCTCTCCGCGATCGGCGCAGCCCCGGGTCTGCGGCGGCGGCTCGCTGGGGCGCAGGCCGCCGGCGTCGTCGGCACGGGCGTCGTCCTCGGGTCGCTCGTCGGGATCGTCGTGAGCGCAGCCGTCGTCCTCGCCCGCGTCGACCGCGACGTCCTCTACGACCCGTCGTGGCAGGTCGCCGTCCCGTGGGGCTGGCTCGCCGTGCTCGTCGTCGGGCTCGTCGGCGGCGCCTGGCTCACCGGCTGGCTCACGACACGCTCGCGCATGCCGCTGCCGAGCGAGGTGCGGTAG
- a CDS encoding ABC transporter permease, which produces MTLTAQRPAPVAPEERAGVPRSRVPWRVAGRLARRTVRRSRGRTALVAGLLALPLAFSTLMLVSYSMQSQPADPADRLDTGVEAELTWRGGPVLQSGPDPRDAISVSSEPEVLTWDEGLARILDVLPAASGSATGGCTSGYVPGNGGGTHVSTCTYLPIGAGGGVLAGRAPTTPTEALAPAGGRWPIGATVDLVLDGASVPLTVVGTYDQGPYMIYEDLRVGASSKTPALEEVTVRLTSPAVTWSDVVRLNEAGFVAVARAALLDPPADADIPFLAQGHSIRSFDGPSNGADLAVVALGLAAILLLIVLVVGPAQVVGVRRQTRTYALLAATGADARTLRWVVLLSAALQGLVAAVCGIGLGLAVVLTLQYVAPNALTGSSVEMVVPWLQLAGIALLSVLLVIAAALVPARTASRLDVVRVLAGRRGEAHPRRRTPLVGLGLLALGLALGVWAVLSTSAVAVVGALASVVVGLLLCAGGLVAGAARILAPRTSLPVRLALRDAARHRSRSVAAVCAVTAAAATLVGASLVVASDTAHFQAARTFAAGHGVVVTYVSSEVVDGAPTLADVEKAVRAADPGARTDRVLAIGMTRPGFEAPVQLSWDDGVLEVDPNADLVCPASSPGADLATDVVERLASEDPRCAPGLEQSYGTGWMAQTFVDDGTWTGASGLADSEAIAAALASGRAVVADRTNIQDDGTIRVRYVPATDDDTDTEGTDTDGTGAAGPDAGAWTTVPALHVPVLERTGYRTILPPVVVADLGLASAPVGLLTRPSSPDRAAAVESAAKSAAGSRGWTDIEDFAESGNPTLTAVILGASFVLGIGTAGLVLLLVAGEARADLAVLSAVGAAPRTRRRLLAAQAGVLVAIGTVLGSVVGFVGAAGFVALSARRNDGIVDPTWTLAVPWWQVVGIVVLLPVGAWLTGWLTTRSRMPLPSEVR; this is translated from the coding sequence GTGACGCTCACCGCACAGCGGCCCGCTCCCGTCGCCCCCGAGGAACGGGCCGGCGTGCCGCGCTCGCGCGTCCCGTGGCGCGTCGCCGGGAGACTCGCCCGCCGCACCGTCCGGCGCAGCCGCGGCCGCACCGCGCTCGTCGCCGGGCTCCTCGCGCTCCCGCTCGCCTTCTCGACGCTCATGCTCGTCTCCTACTCCATGCAGTCGCAGCCCGCCGACCCCGCGGACCGCCTCGACACCGGTGTCGAGGCCGAGCTGACATGGCGGGGTGGGCCCGTCCTCCAGTCCGGCCCCGACCCTCGCGACGCCATCTCCGTCTCGAGCGAGCCCGAGGTCCTCACCTGGGACGAGGGCCTCGCCCGGATCCTCGACGTCCTCCCAGCAGCGAGCGGATCGGCCACCGGTGGTTGCACGAGCGGCTACGTCCCCGGCAACGGCGGCGGCACGCACGTGTCGACATGCACCTACCTGCCGATCGGGGCGGGTGGCGGCGTCCTGGCCGGCCGTGCCCCGACGACACCCACCGAGGCGCTCGCGCCCGCCGGTGGCCGGTGGCCGATCGGCGCGACAGTCGATCTCGTCCTCGACGGGGCTTCCGTGCCGCTCACCGTCGTCGGCACGTACGACCAGGGCCCGTACATGATCTACGAAGACCTCCGGGTCGGCGCCAGCAGCAAGACGCCCGCGCTCGAGGAGGTCACCGTGAGGCTCACCTCTCCGGCCGTCACCTGGTCCGACGTCGTCCGCCTCAACGAAGCTGGCTTCGTCGCGGTCGCGCGCGCCGCGCTCCTCGACCCGCCGGCCGACGCGGACATCCCGTTCCTCGCCCAGGGGCACTCCATCAGGTCATTCGACGGGCCCTCGAACGGCGCGGACCTCGCGGTCGTCGCGCTCGGCCTCGCCGCGATCCTCCTCCTCATCGTCCTCGTCGTCGGTCCCGCCCAGGTCGTCGGGGTTCGCCGCCAGACCCGCACGTACGCCCTCCTCGCGGCGACCGGCGCCGACGCGCGCACCCTGCGCTGGGTCGTCCTGCTCAGCGCCGCGCTCCAGGGGCTCGTCGCCGCAGTCTGCGGCATCGGGCTCGGGCTCGCCGTCGTCCTCACACTGCAGTACGTCGCCCCCAACGCCCTCACCGGGAGCTCGGTCGAGATGGTCGTCCCCTGGCTGCAGCTCGCCGGGATCGCGCTCCTCAGCGTGCTGCTCGTCATTGCGGCGGCGCTCGTCCCCGCCCGCACAGCGAGCAGGCTCGACGTCGTGCGCGTCCTCGCCGGACGCCGTGGCGAGGCTCATCCGCGCAGGCGCACGCCGCTCGTCGGCCTCGGACTCCTCGCGCTGGGGCTCGCACTCGGCGTCTGGGCGGTCCTCAGCACGTCGGCCGTCGCGGTCGTCGGCGCGCTGGCCTCCGTCGTCGTCGGGCTCCTGCTGTGCGCCGGCGGGCTCGTCGCGGGCGCCGCGCGCATCCTCGCTCCGCGCACGTCGCTGCCCGTGAGGCTCGCGCTGCGCGACGCCGCCCGGCACCGGTCACGCTCGGTCGCGGCCGTCTGCGCCGTGACGGCTGCCGCCGCGACGCTCGTCGGTGCGAGCCTCGTCGTCGCGAGCGACACCGCTCACTTCCAGGCCGCCCGGACCTTCGCCGCCGGTCACGGTGTCGTCGTCACGTACGTCAGCTCCGAGGTCGTCGACGGCGCGCCAACGCTCGCTGACGTCGAGAAGGCCGTCCGCGCAGCCGATCCCGGGGCCCGCACCGACCGTGTCCTCGCGATCGGGATGACGCGGCCAGGCTTCGAGGCACCCGTCCAGCTCTCGTGGGACGACGGCGTCCTCGAAGTCGATCCCAACGCTGACCTCGTCTGCCCGGCGAGCTCTCCGGGCGCCGACCTGGCCACCGACGTGGTCGAGCGCCTCGCCAGCGAGGACCCTCGCTGCGCTCCCGGGCTCGAGCAGAGCTACGGCACGGGATGGATGGCGCAGACGTTCGTCGACGACGGCACGTGGACCGGTGCGTCCGGGCTTGCGGACTCCGAGGCGATCGCCGCCGCGCTCGCCTCCGGCCGGGCCGTCGTCGCGGACCGTACGAACATCCAGGACGACGGCACGATCCGGGTGCGCTACGTCCCCGCGACCGACGACGACACGGACACCGAAGGGACCGACACCGATGGGACCGGCGCCGCCGGCCCTGACGCCGGCGCCTGGACGACCGTGCCTGCGCTCCACGTCCCCGTGCTCGAACGCACCGGCTACAGGACGATCCTGCCGCCCGTCGTCGTCGCCGACCTCGGCCTCGCGAGCGCGCCCGTCGGCCTCCTCACGCGACCTTCGTCGCCGGACCGAGCGGCAGCCGTCGAGAGTGCCGCGAAGAGCGCGGCCGGGAGCCGTGGCTGGACGGACATCGAGGACTTCGCGGAGAGCGGCAACCCCACGCTCACCGCGGTCATCCTCGGAGCGTCTTTCGTCCTCGGCATCGGCACAGCCGGCCTCGTGCTCCTGCTCGTCGCCGGGGAAGCACGAGCCGACCTCGCGGTCCTCTCCGCCGTCGGTGCCGCGCCGCGGACCCGGCGTCGACTCCTCGCCGCGCAGGCCGGCGTGCTTGTCGCGATCGGCACGGTCCTCGGGTCGGTCGTCGGGTTCGTCGGCGCAGCCGGGTTCGTGGCGCTCTCCGCCCGACGGAACGACGGGATCGTCGACCCGACCTGGACGCTCGCAGTGCCGTGGTGGCAGGTCGTCGGGATCGTCGTCCTCCTGCCCGTCGGGGCGTGGCTCACCGGCTGGCTCACGACACGCTCGCGCATGCCGCTGCCGAGCGAGGTCCGGTGA
- a CDS encoding helix-turn-helix transcriptional regulator — protein sequence MRNDVRALREAAGLSQAALGTELGVSRQTVNSIENGKYDPSLPLAFAIARHFHLTIEEIFHVDDKP from the coding sequence ATGCGCAACGACGTCCGTGCGCTCCGCGAGGCCGCCGGCCTCTCCCAGGCCGCGCTCGGCACCGAGCTCGGCGTCTCGCGCCAGACCGTCAACTCGATCGAGAACGGGAAGTACGACCCCTCGCTCCCCCTCGCTTTCGCGATCGCCCGCCACTTCCACCTCACGATCGAGGAGATCTTCCATGTCGACGACAAGCCATAG